The following coding sequences lie in one Allorhizobium pseudoryzae genomic window:
- a CDS encoding phosphoribosyltransferase family protein encodes MHYRSIYDLNATIARHASRLPADIDLVVGIPRSGLLAANLLSLLTNLPLADLDGYLAGRLTSSGKTKSQAKLNVTMESIRRVLILDDSINVGSAMQEARARIAAAGFGHECTYAAVYGQRPEHQGCDFIFEVLPQPRIFQWNLMHHNFLARACIDIDGVLCQDPTEAENDDGERYVEFLLNAPPLHRPTKPLGTLVTSRLEKYRPQTERWLAAQGIVYDKLVMLDLPSAEERRRQGAHGSFKAEYYRRSDAILFLESELPQARKIAQISRKPVLCLETHTLFDQSNAFDEGLQVARNLQAAAYRPPLGRQVKQALKASIGASQYEKLKRFRARLQF; translated from the coding sequence CTTCCGGCGGATATCGACCTCGTGGTCGGCATTCCGCGCAGCGGCTTGCTGGCGGCGAACCTCCTCAGCCTGCTCACCAATCTGCCGCTCGCCGATCTCGACGGCTATCTCGCCGGGCGGCTGACCTCCTCGGGCAAGACGAAAAGCCAGGCGAAGCTGAATGTGACGATGGAGAGCATCCGGCGGGTCCTGATCCTCGATGACAGCATCAATGTGGGGAGCGCCATGCAGGAGGCGCGCGCGCGCATTGCCGCTGCCGGCTTTGGTCACGAGTGCACCTATGCCGCCGTTTACGGCCAGCGACCGGAGCATCAGGGCTGCGACTTCATCTTCGAGGTGCTGCCGCAGCCGCGCATCTTCCAGTGGAACCTGATGCACCACAATTTCCTCGCCCGCGCCTGTATCGATATCGATGGCGTGCTGTGCCAGGATCCGACCGAGGCGGAAAACGATGACGGCGAGCGTTACGTGGAGTTCCTGCTGAATGCCCCGCCGCTGCACCGTCCGACCAAACCGCTCGGCACGCTGGTGACCAGCCGGCTGGAAAAATACCGGCCACAGACCGAACGGTGGCTGGCGGCGCAGGGCATCGTCTATGATAAACTGGTGATGCTGGATCTGCCGAGCGCCGAAGAGCGCCGCCGGCAGGGCGCGCATGGCAGCTTCAAGGCGGAGTATTACCGTCGCTCCGATGCCATCCTGTTTCTCGAAAGCGAGCTGCCACAGGCGCGCAAGATTGCCCAGATCTCGAGGAAGCCGGTCCTGTGTCTCGAAACGCATACGCTGTTCGACCAGTCGAACGCGTTTGACGAAGGGCTGCAGGTGGCGCGCAACCTTCAGGCCGCCGCCTATCGGCCCCCGCTCGGGCGGCAGGTGAAGCAGGCGCTGAAGGCCTCGATCGGGGCAAGCCAGTACGAGAAACTGAAGCGGTTTCGCGCTCGGCTGCAGTTCTGA